One Brevibacillus choshinensis genomic window carries:
- the hslV gene encoding ATP-dependent protease subunit HslV, whose product MGQFHATTIFAIQHNGSVAMAGDGQVTFGNSMVMKHGAKKVRRLYRGEVLAGFAGSVADAITLFEKFEGKLEEYHGNLQRAAVELAKEWRLDKVLHRLEAMMIVLNKDHLLLISGNGEIIEPDDGILAIGSGGSFALAAGRALKKYAPHLSAREIAEASLHTAAEICVFTNNNLVVDELN is encoded by the coding sequence ATGGGACAGTTTCATGCCACAACGATTTTTGCCATACAGCATAATGGATCCGTAGCGATGGCCGGAGATGGTCAAGTCACATTTGGCAACAGCATGGTCATGAAGCATGGTGCGAAAAAAGTGAGACGGCTCTATCGTGGAGAAGTCTTGGCTGGATTCGCTGGATCTGTGGCAGACGCCATCACGCTATTCGAGAAATTCGAAGGCAAGCTGGAGGAATATCACGGCAATCTGCAAAGAGCAGCCGTCGAGCTGGCAAAAGAATGGCGTTTGGACAAAGTGTTACATCGTCTCGAAGCAATGATGATCGTACTTAACAAAGACCACCTACTGCTCATATCTGGAAACGGTGAAATTATTGAACCCGATGATGGGATATTGGCGATCGGTTCCGGAGGCAGCTTTGCATTGGCTGCTGGACGGGCACTGAAAAAGTATGCTCCCCACCTCAGCGCAAGAGAAATTGCAGAAGCTTCTCTTCATACGGCTGCAGAAATTTGCGTCTTCACGAACAACAACCTTGTTGTGGATGAATTGAATTGA